A genomic segment from Triticum dicoccoides isolate Atlit2015 ecotype Zavitan chromosome 1A, WEW_v2.0, whole genome shotgun sequence encodes:
- the LOC119368685 gene encoding ABC transporter G family member 12-like, with translation MGEGNGTAWAGALSPAARYAETGGASLTWENLTAVLPGSGGRPTKKLLQGLYGYAVPGRIVAIMGPSGSGKSTLLDSLSGRLARNVLQTGKVLLNGKKRRLDFGAVAYVTQENVLLGTLTVRETVTYSAQLRLPSSMSKAEVRRVVDDTLDEMGLRECAERPIGTWHLRGISGGEKKRLCIALEILTRPRLLFLDEPTSGLDSASAFSVIETLRTLAIDGGRTIVSSVHQPSSEVFALFDDLCLLSSGESVYFGDAKLAPQFFAETGFPCPSRRNPSDHFLRCVNSDFDDVATALKGSMKLRAEADLDPLLKYSTTEIRERLVDKYRISDYAMMVRNTIHEISKIEGVMEEAVKGSQATWCKQLRTLTKRSYINMYRDFGYYRLRIIIYVLMAICLGTIYYDVGNGYTAIQARASCGGFVSGFMTFMSIGGFPSFIEEMKVFSLERQNGHYGVAAYIISNFLSSMPFLLTMSWASASITYWMVKFRPGFSYFAFFALNLYGGVSVIESLMMIISALVPNFLMGLILGAGVIGIMMLTSGFFRLLPELPKIFWKYPVSYIVYGSWGLKGAYKNDLLGLEFEPMTPGGEKLTGEFIITNMMGLSVSYSKWLDLAMIFILLLAYRITFFFVLKVKEAAAPYLRVAYTRFTVKRLERRASFRESLAMTSLSKRHNAPHPMAMQEGLNSPMQQY, from the exons atgggggaggggaACGGGACGGCGTGGGCGGGGGCGCTGTCGCCGGCGGCGCGGTACGCTGAGACGGGAGGGGCGAGCTTGACATGGGAGAACCTGACGGCCGTGCTGCCCGGGTCCGGCGGCCGGCCGACCAAGAAGCTCTTGCAAGGGCTGTACGGCTACGCCGTGCCCGGCAGGATCGTCGCCATCATGGGGCCCTCCGGCTCCGGCAAGTCCACCCTCCTCGACTCCCTCTCTG GGAGGCTGGCGAGGAATGTGCTCCAGACCGGCAAGGTGCTGCTCAACGGCAAGAAGAGGCGGCTCGACTTTGGCGCGGTG GCGTACGTGACACAGGAGAACGTTCTGCTGGGCACGCTGACCGTCCGGGAGACGGTCACCTACTCGGCGCAGCTGCGGCTGCCGTCGAGCATGTCAAAGGCTGAGGTGCGCCGGGTGGTCGACGACACGCTGGACGAGATGGGCCTCCGGGAGTGCGCTGAGCGGCCCATCGGCACGTGGCACCTCCGGGGCATCAGCGGCGGCGAGAAGAAGCGGCTGTGTATCGCGCTGGAGATCCTCACCCGGCCGCGCCTCCTCTTCCTCGACGAGCCCACCAGCGGCCTTGACAGCGCCTCCGCCTTCTCCGTCATCGAGACGCTCCGCACACTCGCCATCGATGGCGGACGCACCATTGTCTCGTCGGTGCACCAGCCCAGCAGCGAGGTGTTCGCACTCTTCGACGATCTCTGCCTCCTCTCCAGCGGCGAGAGCGTCTACTTCGGGGACGCCAAGCTTGCACCACAG TTCTTTGCAGAAACCGGATTCCCCTGCCCAAGCCGGAGGAACCCATCCGACCACTTCCTCCGGTGCGTTAATTCGGACTTCGACGATGTCGCCACGGCCCTGAAAGGATCCATGAAGCTCCGAGCA GAGGCAGATCTTGATCCCCTGTTGAAGTACTCGACTACGGAGATCAGAGAGCGGCTCGTGGATAAGTACCGGATCTCAGACTACGCCATGATGGTTAGGAACACGATACACGAGATAAGCAAAATA GAGGGTGTGATGGAGGAGgcagtgaagggcagccaagcgaccTGGTGCAAGCAGCTGCGCACGCTGACCAAGCGCTCCTACATCAACATGTACCGTGACTTCGGCTACTACAGGCTGCGCATCATCATCTACGTCCTGATGGCCATCTGCCTCGGCACCATCTACTACGACGTCGGCAACGGCTACACCGCGATCCAGGCGCGCGCCTCGTGCGGCGGCTTCGTCTCCGGCTTCATGACGTTCATGTCCATCGGCGGCTTCCCCTCCTTCATCGAGGAGATGAAGGTCTTCTCCCTCGAGCGGCAGAACGGCCACTACGGCGTCGCCGCCTACATCATCTCCAACTTCCTCTCGTCCATGCCCTTCCTGTTGACCATGTCCTGGGCCAGCGCCTCCATCACATACTGGATGGTCAAGTTCCGGCCAGGATTCAGCTACTTCGCCTTCTTCGCCCTCAACCTCTATGGTGGCGTCTCCGTCATCGAGAGCCTCATGATGATCATCTCCGCCCTTGTGCCCAACTTCCTCATGGGGCTCATCCTTGGCGCCGGCGTCATT GGGATCATGATGCTGACGTCTGGATTCTTCCGGCTCCTTCCGGAACTTCCCAAGATTTTCTGGAAATACCCAGTGTCCTACATTGTCTACGGCTCTTGGGGTTTGAAG GGTGCATACAAGAACGACCTGCTCGGGCTGGAGTTCGAGCCGATGACGCCGGGAGGCGAGAAGCTGACCGGCGAGTTCATCATCACCAACATGATGGGGCTGAGCGTCAGCTACTCCAAGTGGCTAGACCTAGCCATgatcttcatcctcctcctcgcctACCGCATCACCTTCTTCTTTGTCCTCAAGGTCAAGGAGGCCGCCGCGCCCTACCTCCGCGTCGCCTACACGCGGTTCACCGTGAAGCGCCTTGAGCGGCGGGCGTCCTTCAGGGAGTCGCTGGCCATGACGTCCTTGTCCAAGCGGCACAACGCGCCGCACCCCATGGCCATGCAGGAGGGGCTCAACTCCCCCATGCAGCAGTACTGA